The Cygnus olor isolate bCygOlo1 chromosome 30 unlocalized genomic scaffold, bCygOlo1.pri.v2 SUPER_30A, whole genome shotgun sequence genome has a segment encoding these proteins:
- the PGLYRP2 gene encoding N-acetylmuramoyl-L-alanine amidase isoform X3, whose protein sequence is MLSLWFGCMHPVPRAFAHFWVHLSHFGSICPSLSPFTHLLVPSPRRGCLCSFLGAFTPFHTQCGCNCLISGAFPLFWGLSLPNFGCAPPHICLHPPLPALPPRHMDTVVQIVEALEAAEDLSLLELARALGSCSTPGCRAVLGDPPAAPPAVPALSPEQWALLTQLLHPDPTAPERGMVLAPDGSTVALAPLLTGVEVGLRRAAGWSGAMPKPPAALDALYAVTITEALGTAFLLARAHNHSGAILGPDGCWDDVENPQNFTLLGPPSPVPEAVANGALDGVLLGARLAEAPVPLAPLLRSYYGMDNGTASGRPLSSYRRRDFGVLTGLKKLEEEVVAMLRLLRVLPPTRGLLEDVGEEEEVAIARQAARDFMETYVAPRAAPSPPAPTPCAPCSASTRTPVAGMTLATGETNGTVTLLPSPFAPMWSLSPCHGPHHLTAVPVTPPRFPSPHNGPHHPTVVPITLLRSLSHRHGPRHPTMVPVTLPQSLSPRCSPHHPTPCTLC, encoded by the exons ATGCTTTCCCTCTGGTTTGGGTGCATGCATCCTGTTCCGCGTGCATTTGCTCATTTCTGGGTGCACTTGTCCCATTTTGGGTCCATTTGCCCTTCTCTGTCTCCTTTCACCCACCTCCTTGTGCCTTCACCCCGCCGTGGGTGCCTTTGCTCTTTCCTGGGTGCTTTCACCCCATTTCACACACAGTGTGGGTGCAACTGCCTCATTTCGGGTGCATTTCCTCTGTTCTGGGGGCTTTCCCTTCCCAATTTTGGGTGCGCCCCCCCCCACATCTGCCTCCATCCCCCCCTTCCAGCTCTCCCCCCGCGCCACATGGACACGGTGGTGCAGATCGTGGAAGCCCTGGAGGCCGCCGAGGAcctcagcctgctggagctggctcgggcactggggagctgcagcacccctgggtgccgcGCCGTGCTGGGGgacccccccgccgccccccctgCCGTGCCGGCACTCAGCCCCGAGCAGTGGGCACTGCtcacccagctcctgcacccTGACCCCACGGCGCCCGAGCGCGGCATGGTGCTGGCACCCGACGGCTCCACGGTGGCCCTTGCGCCGCTGCTCACAGGCGTGGAAGTGGGGCTGAGGCGGGCGGCGGGGTGGTCCGGCGCCATGCCCAAGCCCCCCGCTGCCCTCGATGCCCTCTACGCTGTCACCATCACCGAGGCGTTGGGGACGGCTTTCCTCTTGGCTCGTGCCCACAACCACAGCGGGGCCATCCTGGGACCCGACGGGTGCTGGGACGATGTGGAAAACCCCCAAAACTTCACCCTGCTGGGTCCCCCTTCGCCTGTCCCTGAGGCCGTTGCCAATGGGGCACTGGatggggtgctgctgggtgcccgCTTGGCTGAGGCACCCGTCCCGCTCGCCCCCCTGCTCCGGAGCTATTATGGGATGGACAACGGCACCGCGAGCGGGCGGCCCCTCAGCAGCTACCGGCGCCGGGATTTTGGGGTGCTGACGGGGCTGAAGAAGCtagaggaggaggtggtggcgATGCTGCGCCTGCTCCGGGTGCTGCCACCCACCCGAGGGCTCTTGGAGGACGTGggtgaagaggaggaggtggccaTCGCTCGCCAGGCAGCGCGGGACTTCATGGAGACCTATGTCG CACCCCGTGCCGCACCTTCGCCGCCTGCACCCACGCCATGCGCTCCATGCAGCGCTTCCACCAGGACACCCGTGGCTGGGATGACATTGGCTACAGGTGAGACTAACGGTACCGTCACCCTGCTGCCATCCCCCTTCGCCCCAATGTGGTCCCTGTCACCCTGCCATGGTCCCCATCACCTCACCGCGGTCCCTGTCACCCCGCCACGGTTCCCGTCACCCCACAATGGTCCCCATCACCCCACCGTGGTCCCCATCACTCTGCTGCGGTCCCTATCACACCGTCATGGTCCCCGTCACCCCACCATGGTCCCCGTCACCCTGCCACAGTCCCTGTCACCCCGTTGCAGTCCCCACCACCCAACTCCGTGCACCTTGTGCTAA
- the PGLYRP2 gene encoding N-acetylmuramoyl-L-alanine amidase isoform X2: protein MLSLWFGCMHPVPRAFAHFWVHLSHFGSICPSLSPFTHLLVPSPRRGCLCSFLGAFTPFHTQCGCNCLISGAFPLFWGLSLPNFGCAPPHICLHPPLPALPPRHMDTVVQIVEALEAAEDLSLLELARALGSCSTPGCRAVLGDPPAAPPAVPALSPEQWALLTQLLHPDPTAPERGMVLAPDGSTVALAPLLTGVEVGLRRAAGWSGAMPKPPAALDALYAVTITEALGTAFLLARAHNHSGAILGPDGCWDDVENPQNFTLLGPPSPVPEAVANGALDGVLLGARLAEAPVPLAPLLRSYYGMDNGTASGRPLSSYRRRDFGVLTGLKKLEEEVVAMLRLLRVLPPTRGLLEDVGEEEEVAIARQAARDFMETYVECPAIVPRCMWGARPYRGTPRPLSLPLGSVYIHHTFVPSTPCRTFAACTHAMRSMQRFHQDTRGWDDIGYSFVVGSDGYLYQGRGWHWVGAHTRGHNTRGYGVGYVGNFSATLPDPDAIALVRDSLLPCAVRAGRLRHDYTLRGHRQVVNTSCPGDSLFQEIRTWRGFE from the exons ATGCTTTCCCTCTGGTTTGGGTGCATGCATCCTGTTCCGCGTGCATTTGCTCATTTCTGGGTGCACTTGTCCCATTTTGGGTCCATTTGCCCTTCTCTGTCTCCTTTCACCCACCTCCTTGTGCCTTCACCCCGCCGTGGGTGCCTTTGCTCTTTCCTGGGTGCTTTCACCCCATTTCACACACAGTGTGGGTGCAACTGCCTCATTTCGGGTGCATTTCCTCTGTTCTGGGGGCTTTCCCTTCCCAATTTTGGGTGCGCCCCCCCCCACATCTGCCTCCATCCCCCCCTTCCAGCTCTCCCCCCGCGCCACATGGACACGGTGGTGCAGATCGTGGAAGCCCTGGAGGCCGCCGAGGAcctcagcctgctggagctggctcgggcactggggagctgcagcacccctgggtgccgcGCCGTGCTGGGGgacccccccgccgccccccctgCCGTGCCGGCACTCAGCCCCGAGCAGTGGGCACTGCtcacccagctcctgcacccTGACCCCACGGCGCCCGAGCGCGGCATGGTGCTGGCACCCGACGGCTCCACGGTGGCCCTTGCGCCGCTGCTCACAGGCGTGGAAGTGGGGCTGAGGCGGGCGGCGGGGTGGTCCGGCGCCATGCCCAAGCCCCCCGCTGCCCTCGATGCCCTCTACGCTGTCACCATCACCGAGGCGTTGGGGACGGCTTTCCTCTTGGCTCGTGCCCACAACCACAGCGGGGCCATCCTGGGACCCGACGGGTGCTGGGACGATGTGGAAAACCCCCAAAACTTCACCCTGCTGGGTCCCCCTTCGCCTGTCCCTGAGGCCGTTGCCAATGGGGCACTGGatggggtgctgctgggtgcccgCTTGGCTGAGGCACCCGTCCCGCTCGCCCCCCTGCTCCGGAGCTATTATGGGATGGACAACGGCACCGCGAGCGGGCGGCCCCTCAGCAGCTACCGGCGCCGGGATTTTGGGGTGCTGACGGGGCTGAAGAAGCtagaggaggaggtggtggcgATGCTGCGCCTGCTCCGGGTGCTGCCACCCACCCGAGGGCTCTTGGAGGACGTGggtgaagaggaggaggtggccaTCGCTCGCCAGGCAGCGCGGGACTTCATGGAGACCTATGTCG AGTGCCCGGCCATCGTCCCCCGGTGCATGTGGGGCGCCCGTCCCTACCGGGGCACCCCCAGACCCTTGTCCCTACCCCTGGGCTCTGTCTACATCCACCACACCTTCGTGCCCAGCACCCCGTGCCGCACCTTCGCCGCCTGCACCCACGCCATGCGCTCCATGCAGCGCTTCCACCAGGACACCCGTGGCTGGGATGACATTGGCTACAG CTTCGTGGTGGGCTCGGATGGGTACCTGTACCAAGGTCgggggtggcactgggtgggTGCCCACACCAGAGGCCACAACACCAGAGGCTACGGCGTGGGCTACGTGGGCAACTTCTCGGCCACCCTGCCCGATCCCGACGCCATCGCCTTGGTGCGCgacagcctcctgccctgcgcCGTCAGGGCCGGCCGGCTCCGCCACGACTACACCCTGCGTGGCCACCGGCAGGTGGTGAAcaccagctgccctggtgaCTCCCTCTTCCAGGAGATCAGGACCTGGCGTGGCTTTGAG TGA
- the PGLYRP2 gene encoding N-acetylmuramoyl-L-alanine amidase isoform X1: protein MLSLWFGCMHPVPRAFAHFWVHLSHFGSICPSLSPFTHLLVPSPRRGCLCSFLGAFTPFHTQCGCNCLISGAFPLFWGLSLPNFGCAPPHICLHPPLPALPPRHMDTVVQIVEALEAAEDLSLLELARALGSCSTPGCRAVLGDPPAAPPAVPALSPEQWALLTQLLHPDPTAPERGMVLAPDGSTVALAPLLTGVEVGLRRAAGWSGAMPKPPAALDALYAVTITEALGTAFLLARAHNHSGAILGPDGCWDDVENPQNFTLLGPPSPVPEAVANGALDGVLLGARLAEAPVPLAPLLRSYYGMDNGTASGRPLSSYRRRDFGVLTGLKKLEEEVVAMLRLLRVLPPTRGLLEDVGEEEEVAIARQAARDFMETYVECPAIVPRCMWGARPYRGTPRPLSLPLGSVYIHHTFVPSTPCRTFAACTHAMRSMQRFHQDTRGWDDIGYSFVVGSDGYLYQGRGWHWVGAHTRGHNTRGYGVGYVGNFSATLPDPDAIALVRDSLLPCAVRAGRLRHDYTLRGHRQVVNTSCPGDSLFQEIRTWRGFEVGTGFHGISQGRGFGWSEPTKARGGSRFGARTAHGFCSLSQ from the exons ATGCTTTCCCTCTGGTTTGGGTGCATGCATCCTGTTCCGCGTGCATTTGCTCATTTCTGGGTGCACTTGTCCCATTTTGGGTCCATTTGCCCTTCTCTGTCTCCTTTCACCCACCTCCTTGTGCCTTCACCCCGCCGTGGGTGCCTTTGCTCTTTCCTGGGTGCTTTCACCCCATTTCACACACAGTGTGGGTGCAACTGCCTCATTTCGGGTGCATTTCCTCTGTTCTGGGGGCTTTCCCTTCCCAATTTTGGGTGCGCCCCCCCCCACATCTGCCTCCATCCCCCCCTTCCAGCTCTCCCCCCGCGCCACATGGACACGGTGGTGCAGATCGTGGAAGCCCTGGAGGCCGCCGAGGAcctcagcctgctggagctggctcgggcactggggagctgcagcacccctgggtgccgcGCCGTGCTGGGGgacccccccgccgccccccctgCCGTGCCGGCACTCAGCCCCGAGCAGTGGGCACTGCtcacccagctcctgcacccTGACCCCACGGCGCCCGAGCGCGGCATGGTGCTGGCACCCGACGGCTCCACGGTGGCCCTTGCGCCGCTGCTCACAGGCGTGGAAGTGGGGCTGAGGCGGGCGGCGGGGTGGTCCGGCGCCATGCCCAAGCCCCCCGCTGCCCTCGATGCCCTCTACGCTGTCACCATCACCGAGGCGTTGGGGACGGCTTTCCTCTTGGCTCGTGCCCACAACCACAGCGGGGCCATCCTGGGACCCGACGGGTGCTGGGACGATGTGGAAAACCCCCAAAACTTCACCCTGCTGGGTCCCCCTTCGCCTGTCCCTGAGGCCGTTGCCAATGGGGCACTGGatggggtgctgctgggtgcccgCTTGGCTGAGGCACCCGTCCCGCTCGCCCCCCTGCTCCGGAGCTATTATGGGATGGACAACGGCACCGCGAGCGGGCGGCCCCTCAGCAGCTACCGGCGCCGGGATTTTGGGGTGCTGACGGGGCTGAAGAAGCtagaggaggaggtggtggcgATGCTGCGCCTGCTCCGGGTGCTGCCACCCACCCGAGGGCTCTTGGAGGACGTGggtgaagaggaggaggtggccaTCGCTCGCCAGGCAGCGCGGGACTTCATGGAGACCTATGTCG AGTGCCCGGCCATCGTCCCCCGGTGCATGTGGGGCGCCCGTCCCTACCGGGGCACCCCCAGACCCTTGTCCCTACCCCTGGGCTCTGTCTACATCCACCACACCTTCGTGCCCAGCACCCCGTGCCGCACCTTCGCCGCCTGCACCCACGCCATGCGCTCCATGCAGCGCTTCCACCAGGACACCCGTGGCTGGGATGACATTGGCTACAG CTTCGTGGTGGGCTCGGATGGGTACCTGTACCAAGGTCgggggtggcactgggtgggTGCCCACACCAGAGGCCACAACACCAGAGGCTACGGCGTGGGCTACGTGGGCAACTTCTCGGCCACCCTGCCCGATCCCGACGCCATCGCCTTGGTGCGCgacagcctcctgccctgcgcCGTCAGGGCCGGCCGGCTCCGCCACGACTACACCCTGCGTGGCCACCGGCAGGTGGTGAAcaccagctgccctggtgaCTCCCTCTTCCAGGAGATCAGGACCTGGCGTGGCTTTGAGGTGGGCACCGGCTTCCACGGCATCTCCCAGGGGCGGGGTTTTGGGTGGTCTGAGCCCACCAAGGCCAGAGGTGGAAGCAGATTCGGTGCCAGGACTGCCCATGGGTTCTGCTCTCTTTCGCAGTGA